The Oncorhynchus masou masou isolate Uvic2021 chromosome 14, UVic_Omas_1.1, whole genome shotgun sequence region caggtagtcctggggcatggtcctagggctcaggtcctcagaaagagagaaagagagagagaattagagagagacaaagtagaacaaaaaaacaaaaaagctCAAACACTGGGTTGTGATTGAGAAAAGGAGCATGTCTTCAGATTAGCGAGGAATGATTGGACAAACATTCTTACCACCACCATTTTAATACTGGGAAAAATGTAACCTaacacacaaccaaaacaaactgcaatcAACAAGtttgagtcacaagcttgatgtagtcattacgTTCAATGAATAGTGGACCAAACACTACATTTTCAACGACTTTAATACACTCGAGTTAATAGTTCAGAATACTTATGACTTCTTCAAATagggggactagatacataaagtgcttttaTTTTTCTAAACAGTgaaacagatatgtattaaaatatcctcaaataaaaggtgacattatatactgtcacctcatatgaaacatttgatctgaaATCCAAAATGTTGGGAGTATAGAGccacatttaaaatgttagcttcactgtcaaaatagatatggtgtggactgtatactcaatacaatctaaatctgatacctcactgtctaaatagatatggtgtggactgtatactcaatacaatctaaatctgataccttaCCGTCtgtcttttgactgatactgcttTTTAAAATGGTCTGGTCAGTCCACTCAAATATTTGTTAATATGCATCTTTCTATTGACAAGCAATACTTGGAAAATGTGTCATTTATAATAATGAAACATCCATTGATGAATAGAATGGcaggtttcaggacactgatatatctgaacattaaaaatatatatactgtccctattttcaccaccaaaaaatatcagtgtgattttaatatgatttgactctttgcaggctgtcaggctgtctagtcacagaggaaggctgtgcttctctggtctcagctctgaggtcaaacccctcacacctgagagagctggacctgagctacaatcacccaggagactcaggagtcagactgctctctgctggactggaggatccacactgcagactggagaaactcaagtatgaagagggtttatgtcaatgttcatatcagaCATGTTGGAATTATCAGGCTGGTTAAGACAAACATTCTGACCACCACTTGGacaaagttgtgtgtgtgtgtgtgtgtgtgtgtgtgtgtgtgtgtgtgtgtgtgagttcaagcgtatccctcaatgactgtctgttcttctgcttaccgctacagtgtggaacatggtggagagTACACAATGAATCCTGGGATTAGAAAGTGTGAGTGTTGACTGctgtgtgactatgtgtgtgtgtaactaatgggaataagtgtgttttatatataacatgtgatcattcaacaagtctcaagttaccttaacttctccttttgatacctagaaacatctacattaaatgaattagtgaaaagtgagttaacattctaatgtgaattatgatgatttctaatattgtgtctggtttcatccatcagatgtctgtgatctcacactggacccaaacacagtaaacagactcctctctctctctgaggagaacagaaaggtgacatgtaggagagaggagcagccgtatcctgatcacccagagagatttgaggactgtgaacaggtgctgtgtagagagggtctgactgggcgctgttactgggaggtagagtggagtgggagaAGAGCTGAtataggagtgacatataaaggaatcaacaggagaggaaggggtgatgAATGTTGGCTTGGATAcaatgacaagtcctggagtctgttctgctctgacaaCAGTTACGCTGCCTGGCACAATAGTAACGACACTACCATAGACGTCCGCCCCTCCAGCTCCCACAGGgtaggagtgtatctggactggccagccggtactctgtccttctatagagcctcctctgacacactgacccacctgtacacattcacctccacattcactgagcccctctatccagggtttGGGGTTTATAATGTTGACTCCTCAGTGTCCCTGTGTCagagacactgacacacactggacacacacacactggacacacacacacacacacacacacacacactggacacacacacacacacacacactggacacacacacacacacacacggtctccaTGTGTTTGATTATATAATTTACTGTATTAATAAATGAGGAGAGTTTACAAACCACACACAACCTCATCTTTTAATAATATGAGCTTCATCCCTGTGACTCTCAAATCAATTCAGTGTTTATTAATGAGAGTGTTTAGAAAATAATATTTAgtatcttttatagccaagatacacccctctcaactcacatgacgaaCCACAGATCTTAGGATCTTCACAAAGGTACCAAAACATCACCTTAACAGATACATTCACATTGGAAGACAATGTTCAATTCTGACTTCTCCCTTTCTGATATTTTCTGatctgacctctcccctctctgggccccaagtgactttccctaacctcttggaactctaggggcagtatttcatttttggatgacaaaaacgttcccattttaaacaagatattttgtcacgaaaagatgctcgactatgcatataattgacagctttggaaagaaaacactcggacgtttccaaaactgcaaagatattatctgtgagtgccacagaactgatgctacaggcgaaaccaagatgaaacttcaaacaggaaatgagcaacatttttgaggcactgttttccaatgtctccttatatggctgtgaatgcacccTGAACAAGCCTACAcgttctgccgtttccccaaggtgtctgtagcattgtgacgtatttgaaggcatatcattggaagattgaccataagagaccacatttaccaggtgtccgcccggtgtcctgcgtcgaaattggtgcgcaatcTTCAGCTGCAAGTCTTCTTCCATGTGATttcagaggagaaagcagacttccacgaacgatatataaatgaagagatatgtgaaaaacaccttgaggattgattctaaacaacgtttgccatgtttcagtcgatattatggagttaatttggaaaaaagttcggcgttttgatgactgaattttcgtttttttggtagccaaacgtgatgtacaaaacggagcgatttctcctacacaaagaatctttcaggaaaaaactgaacatttgctatctaactgagagtctcctcattgaaaacatttgaagttcttcaaaggtaaatgattttatttgaatgcttttctgttttttgtgaaaatgttgcccgctaaatgctacgctagctatcaatactcttacacaaatgcttgttttgctatggttgaaaagcatattttgaaaatctgagatgacagtgttgttaagaaaaggctaagcttgagagctagcatatttatttcatttcatttgcgattttcatgaatagttaacgttgcgttatggtaatgagcttgaggctgtattcacgatcccggatccgggatgggtactaGCGAGAGGCTAAAGAAGAAAGGAAAATGCAACTGACGACAGTGTAGTCCAACAAAACACATCCTAATGTATCTCACATATGATGAAAGTAAATAAAACATCTaatttatcaatgttacctaactaattcgGATTCAGCTATGACACAgagatactgacacacacacacacacacacactggacacaggcacacacatgtgGTTTCCATTTGTTCGATTACAGGAATATTCTGAAAATGTTGATGTCACTCCCATGAAGTTACGTTAATAGGGGGGTTCCTAATATCTcatccactcagtgtataacctgtagactacactgctcagttagattaatatctagtccactcagtctataacctgtagactacactgctcagttagattaatatctagtccactcagtgtataacctgtagactacactgctcagttagagtaatatctagtccactcagtgtataaactgtaggctacactgctcagttagagtaatatctagtccactcagtgtataacctgtaggctacactgctcagttagagtaatatctagtccactcagtgtataacctgtagactacactgctcagttagagtaatatctagtccactcagtaaataacctgtagactacactgctcagttagagtaatatctagtccactcagtgtataacctgtaggctacactgctcagttagagtaatatctagtccactcagtgtataacctatagactacactgctcagttagagtaatatctagtccactcagtgtataacctgtagactacactgctcagttcgAGGCCGTCTGTTAAGGTGcttctttatcagcatcataaaagctgatagtttTTCAACCACATCAAATATCCATCCAAGTCAAACTGAAATCTAATAAGAAACATGTTGGGCATTTTACAATTTAGATTGGCCACTAGATTATTACCTATTTATATTCATAACTAAAActtcacctaattttaacattctgtcataaacaCATTCAAATTAATAACTAAAATAAAGAAAACAGTTTTCCGATCTCAAAAGGTTAAATATAAACGGACAAAGTgtctattaagtgccaaataaagtaacggTTGACCACAGGGATTCATATTAAATCATTAAAATCCCTTGTGAGAGCAGGAATGGAAGCAGTTGTGTGAAACAGGAAGTGGCAATTGAATTCAAGAATCACCCAAAAATGTAGTTGCTAAAACATTTCTAGTCTTTTTTTCTCTGGGTAACAGGGCTGACATGTTATGCTGGAAacactcagttttccaccacgaaacaacaacatgtagagcagaacagaacagggcagaagcAACTAGCCAGCTCAACTagggcctgcatgttggagctagggcctgcatgttggagctagggcctgcatgttggagctagggcctgcatgttggagctagggcctgcatgttggagctagggcctgcatgttggagctaggacagATAAGACAtgcatgttggagctaagacctgcattttggagctaggacctgcatgttggagctaggacctgcatgttggagctaggacctgcgttttggagctaagacctgcatgttggagctaggacctgcatgttggagctaggacctgcatgttggagctaggacctgcatgttggagctaagacctgcatgttggagctaggacagcTAGgaactgcatgttggagctaggacctgcatgttggagctaagacctccatgttggagctaagacctccatgttggagctaggacctgcatgttggagctaagacctgcatgttggagctaagacctccatgttggagctaggacctgcatgttggagctcggacctgcatgttggagctcggacctgcatgttggagctaagacctgcatgttggagctaagacctgcatgttggagctaagacctgcatgttggagctaggacagctaggacctgcatgttggagctaggacctgcatgttggagctaggacctgcatgttggagctaagacctgcatgttggagctaagacctgcatgttggagctaagacctccatgttggagctaggacctgcatgttggagctcggacctgcatgttggagctcggacctgcatgttggagctcggacctgcatgttggagctaggacctgcatgttggagctaggacagctaagacctgcatgttggagctaagacctgcattttggagctaagacctgcatgttggagctaggacctgcattttggagctcggacctgcatgttggagctaggacctgcatgttggagctaggacctgcgTTTTGGGCTATGTTGgagacctgcatgttggagctaggacctgcatgttggagctagg contains the following coding sequences:
- the LOC135554845 gene encoding ribonuclease inhibitor-like, whose product is MTFNHDDLFVRLSGCGVTEEGCASLVSALVSNPSHLRELDLSNNDLNDSGVKLLSAGLGNPHCKLETLRLSGCLVTEEGCASLVSALESNPSHLRELDLSNNDLKDSGVKLLSAGLGNPHCKLETLRLSGCLVTEEGCASLVSALRSNPSHLRELDLSNNDLKDSGVKLLSAGLENPHCKLETLRLSGCLVTEEGCASLVSALRSNPSHLRELDLSYNHPGDSGVRLLSAGLEDPHCRLEKLNVEHGGEYTMNPGIRKYVCDLTLDPNTVNRLLSLSEENRKVTCRREEQPYPDHPERFEDCEQVLCREGLTGRCYWEVEWSGRRADIGVTYKGINRRGRGDECWLGYNDKSWSLFCSDNSYAAWHNSNDTTIDVRPSSSHRVGVYLDWPAGTLSFYRASSDTLTHLYTFTSTFTEPLYPGFGVYNVDSSVSLCQRH